One genomic region from Gordonia crocea encodes:
- a CDS encoding AMP-binding enzyme — translation MRAYVKANLARYKVPRDVVIVDDLPRNPTGKLVRRELPTGPLT, via the coding sequence ATCCGCGCCTACGTCAAGGCAAATCTGGCGCGCTACAAGGTGCCGCGTGATGTCGTTATTGTCGACGATCTCCCGCGTAACCCGACCGGCAAACTCGTGCGCCGGGAATTGCCAACTGGGCCGCTGACCTAG
- a CDS encoding AMP-binding enzyme, producing the protein MIVSGGENLYPQEVENLLAAHPDVADVAVIGVDDEEFGKRLRAFIVAAEGKQPHRGRDPRLRQGKSGALQGAA; encoded by the coding sequence ATGATCGTTTCCGGTGGGGAGAACCTCTACCCGCAAGAGGTGGAGAACCTGCTGGCGGCGCATCCCGATGTTGCCGATGTCGCCGTGATCGGGGTGGACGACGAGGAGTTCGGCAAGCGGCTGCGGGCCTTCATCGTCGCGGCCGAGGGTAAGCAGCCCCACCGAGGACGAGATCCGCGCCTACGTCAAGGCAAATCTGGCGCGCTACAAGGTGCCGCGTGA